gtgtgtgtgtgtgtgtgtgtgtgtgtgtgtgtgtgtgtgtgtgtgagtcgtgttgttttaaatctgtgtgGTCGTCCATCAGTCGCAGCTCATTGTGCTGGAGTATTTGGTGTTCgggcagcagcagtgtgtgggtgAGCACTCGGCTGCTGGAATGTGTTGTGGTTTTCCATCGTGTTGTTCAGACTCGCCGTCGCCGTCGAACGTGTTCCGGATGCAGAACAGTCGAAGTCTGCGGGGTCACTGCTGAGCATGTTTTGGTCTTGCAGGAAAGGACGACATGGAGATGTGCGAGCTGAGTCTGGAGGAGACGGGCCTGTCGAGGAAGCGCGGCGCCGAGATCCTCCCGCGGCAGTTCGAGGAGATCTGGGAGCGCTGCGGCGGCATCCAGTACCTCCGCAGCGCCATCGAGAGCCGACAGGCGCGACCCACCTACGCCACGGCGATGCTGCAGAGCATGTTCAAGTGACGCCGCccgcctcctccacccacctccaaTGGGGCGGCTTCTCACTGCAAACAAAGGGACAAACGCACCAGCTACCTAACACAGATGGCGTCTCGAGCGTACTGCACCGGGTTCTGACTGGCATTCAGCGATTTCTCTCAACTgtccttttgtcttctttctttttttttttggttctcgCCGGCTTTCACCTCCTCGACTGTGGGGACGGGGGCAGGGAAGCTTCGCGGTGAACCCTATGCAGAAAAATCAAACTAAATTATCACATCCGGTTGTTTTCTAAGGAATCCTGTCCTCCGTAACATCTCCGCAAGTCTAACTCCGAGGCCTTAACACGACTGTAACAGGGTTTAATCGCCACAAGTAGACTTCTTTGTTCTGTTCAGAGCTGCCTCCCCCGACAAGATTAATTCCTCTGTAATTATGCATTCCTGATGATTACACTGAAGTCTCACTGGTGTGTCGCTTCCATCCTAACAGCTAGCTGGTGATCCCTCTTAAAACCTGCTGTTTACATTGTCTTCATGCGGCTCTGACACGAGCTGCATGAGTCCGATTATTCCTCGTGACTCATGATTAAGTCAAATATTTGCtaatactttgttttttatttcacctttttgtCTCTCCAAGCGAATGTAACTCGAGAGCTCGTTGATTCGTTCACGTAGTGATTCCTCTTTCTGTGATTAAAGCTAACGAGAGCGGTACAGAGACCAGACACGGCTCCGGACGTCGACTCGTcgggttttttttcttgatttcttaGTTTGTTTTTGGCCTGAGCGGTAATTCAGCTCCGtgatttagtttgtgtctgttttatcaAAGCAAAcgcagaaaatgtgaaataataattatgcaaaaGCTGAAGATGCAACTCGTGCTGTTTGAGAACAGATCAGCGCcgcaaacaaagaaacattcacGCCATCGTCAGTCGTCACATTTGAGGAAACTTCGTTTGCCAACACAGTGATTCCCAAGGCAGGTTCACGTTTCTCATCGCTGAAAAGATAATCGCTCtctgattccaaaaaaaaaaaaaacatgtttcaaaatgtGGGAGAAGCTTTCGACGCACTGGTACTCGCCGTGAACTGGAACATTCATACGACATTTTCTATACGGGAGTTCAGTACGTGCAGCCGACGGTGAcgtaaagtttatttttgaacaGTTTGTACTTGTTTGGCTCGGGCACGCGAGATTGTCGAGAGAAGCAATAAATGAAAAAACCAACAGGCCTCTCGACGTGAACGATGTAAAGACAATCTGCTGCAGCGTTACACCTTCTCTGCTCGCCTGATGCCGACTTTGTTCCTcaactttttccttttccttcatcTGCGCTCAACAAAAAGGTGATTTCAACCGTCTGAAAGCGTGAAGATCTGTCTTGTTGCAAAGCATCTGCACCCCTTTGACAAACGGCATTGACATGCAGGAAAAGCAGCTTTgaaatcaatgaatgaatgaaagtctgACGGTGACAGCAAAGACAGAACGGTCTGATCCGGTGCTGTACGGGTCAGAAGATGTCTAGACGACTGAAAAGTCTTTTTAGACGTCGAGGTTACAAattgtttcagtttaatgtgAAGCTGAAACTTTTTTCAATAAATTTAGTCCAATTGAAGCTCGACGTGAAGGTCAGATCACGTCTGTTCTTTACCGTCTGAGCCGGCGTGTATCTGCGACCAGAAGACGTCAAACTTCTGTTAAATCCACCGACTGTCCTGGGCGATGACTTCATGTCAGTCCTGGTTTTTAAACCCAGCAGTGCAGTGACAGGTGAACCAAACACTTCTTGATCATCTTCAGTCGAACTAATTTAAGGTTCTCGTGACCTTCAGCCTGAACGTCTCTGAACATTTagttgatgtaaacaaacactgagaaGTTGGACGTGAATCTTTGAGACGATTTGTTTCCTCGTCTGCTTCGAGTCACGTTAATGCCGACCGTGAAAAGGAGCCGCCGCCCTGAGCTTTGCCCACGATTACGACTTTGGTTTTTCAAACCCGAGCGGCGACCTCAAAATGTTTCCTCTCGCGTACACGAACTCGTCCAGCCTTCTGCTCCGATCTGTTTCTCTCCACACATTACAATCATTCCTCGGGAAGCACTGCCTTTGTCCACTGTCATTTTTCTAACGCTGATCTCTCTAACGGATGAATAAAATGCATTCCATGTTTCACTCAGCTCTCCgctctttctttcacttcactttggggtcatgaaaaataaagagtgaCGTCTATGACTCAAcacagtttgtattttttaactACGGAGTTTTCCAAAAAGCAACAATCATCagtcaaagaaaagaacagcgTTCGTCTGTTTACATGAACTGTACAAGACAACATGACGACTTCAGAGATCTAACAACTCACAGAAAAGAAGCTCCTAAAGCTACACGTGTGATTCAAgtcaaaagaaaatcatttgtcGTGGGGATGGATCTGTTTTAAGAGGGagtaaacagacatttttcaagGTCAAGCTTCAGTCTGAGTCTCATTTTGTGGCAGGAGTTGAACTAAATGTAACTTTAACCACCTAAAACAAAATCCAGGTACAACCACACAGAGCAGCTAACAGGCTGAAGACCGCTAAGCCGCATTTCCACCCAAAGTACCAGAACCTTTAGTCCCAGGAAGTTTTCAAGGAACTAAAAGATTCCTTCAGCAAAGATTTGGCAAATTAGTCTGATGACCATCAGCACAACCCCACCCTCAAACTCCCTCTACTTTAGCAAAGTTGTACCACCTGAGCTGGAACTTTTGGGGGTAAAATAATGTCCCGAGAACTTAATCTGGAGCCTTGAGTTCCTTGAAAGGTTCCTGGGGAAAGTCAATGGTGGAAATGCAGCTTATTTACAATTCAGTGTATTCTGTAGGACGGTAATGTCGAGAGGTCCCAAAATAAACCTGAAGAGTTGCGGCTTTCTCCTCGTTGGACCTCTAAAAATCCTTCAATCAATCCGAGAgggggaaacaaacagaaccTTCAGACTCTGAGGGGCGTCGGGGAGATAAcacctgatttaaaaaaaggggtcACAAGCTTACAAAGGTTAGGAAGCTCTTCTAGATCATCATGAAATGTTTGTCTTCATCACTACgtgtccaccaatgatccatgtTCAGGATAAAGATCGTTATGAAGTGACGTGGGTGGGTGGACGTTCAGATTTCTGATGCAAACTTCCTTTTTCCTGGTTTCCTGTCCAGATTCTGTATTTTTAACAAAGACCAACCTATAAACTACAGAACCACCAACAGTCAGcacaaagtacaaaaacagTCCCAGTCGATCCACATCCGCCCGCTCCATGCTGCAGAGTTCATCGGCAGCTGATCGAGAAATGTCGGTTTCCCCTGAGGGGAGATCGTCTTTGATACGAAGCTCGGAGCTCTGGAGAGTTTGGAAGTGAACAGTTTGTCCTCGAGTCCATGACAGTCCCGAGTTCTGCTGCTCAGTCCAGTTTCATCGAGTCTGCAGGAGAAGATGTTAAAGGAGAACGCCACCAATTAACAGGTCAGCTAACGAGGCGTGGAGAAATGTGACACTGAAGTTACTCGAGCAGGTAACGTGAATATTTTAGGGATATTTAGCACGTTTGAATGTTGAAGTATCTTTAAAGATCTcaataaatattcatcattcatttattaactgGAAACTTTGGGTTGTGCTGCATCGGCTGACCTGCAGTTCACTGACTAAATGGTTTTCTGTCACAGCAGCTTCTAATGCTgcaattaatttaaaatgaattaatcagAGGCTCCAGTTTTTATGATTAGCGCCAAATTACATGTTAGGCTGTAATAACGTCTGACTGACCCGTTCAGCTGTAACAGGAACTTTTTATCGGTGTGTTTTCAATAAGAGGACGCAgtatttgagtttttaaaggTGAACCTGAACACGAGCCTCGCTCTCATCTCAGCATCACAGAGGACAGATCACGGCGTTTGACCCGTCAGCAGCAGGTTCTGCTCTAAAGTCCTCCTGCGTCCTCTCAGAGGGTTCATTACTGTCCGTTCAGCTCGGTGTTAAACTGCAGCTCTGAACAAACTCAGACGGGCAGGGAGGATTACAGTCCGGCAATTTGTCTGAATGAAATGATCACAGGAGGACGAGATTAAAGCGTCATCAGGTGACACCACAGAGATCCTTGTTCAGCTCTGCTGAGCGTGCAGCTCTAACACGGGATTGCACATGTGGGACTGAACCAGAACCACGAGCCCCTCTTACCTTTTGTAGTATTCTCAGGTGGCGTCCAATCCCGGTGTGTTCTTTTAACCGGCCAGGCGTCTGTAtctgtaaaacatgaaaaatgaagcaGGTGTGAAAATCAAACTGCAGCGACAGCAACTCTGCACGAGACTCCACCATGAAACCAGAGGGAGGCCTCGCGTTtgtgtggaggagaagaagaagaaagaagaagagatggcAGAAGACGTGCAAACACTGCAGATATCAAagatccctgcagggaaatcaCCTGGACTGAACCAGGAGAGGAAAGTTTGTCCTTCAGATTCATCCTGAAACCATGAAACCAAGAGTTTGCTGAGTTTCCTGCTTCATATTTGTAACAAACGAGTAAATTACCTGTGTGGAGATCTGTCCGTCTGCAGCACAAGGACGGACGTGTTTTGGCTCAGATGTGACGCGGTTCGTTTGTTAAGTTAATCGTGGacgttctagtcaatgtttcgAATCCCACCAGAAACCCCAGGGTCTGTTTCAGGTGTGATCAGGTGTTCACAGCTCAGATTTATTCAGCTGAACGTCCTGAAGCAGCTCGGACTCGAGGCCAGTCAGCACATTATTGATACAAAAGTGATCGAAGGTGGAGAGCACATCTCCAGGGTCGCTCTAATCTTTACTACCCGGTGGCCTCCATCCTTCACACCTCAGGTCACCTCTGCACTGTGTCAATACAGAAACATTCCTTCATGCCACActgcttaaaaaataaaaggtccTGACTTTAAGACTTCTGGTCTGAGAGGAATCCAAACAGAAGccgagcgagcaagaagccgccggacaagagtaaatgtgggactgacttttagtggttggtgagagcttggtgaaataaaaggctgaaagacagacgccgagctgggctgactgctgctggactaggcagtgatatcagctgctgctggggacctggtaTTGTAAttagaacaaatactcgagtacagctgaacatagttaccacagtgggattacactctggaGGATACTGGTTTCTAAAGTTGTAAAAATAACTTAAATCTTGAATCAGCTGTGTTTTAAGGTGGATTACCGCCTTAAAACACCTAAAAGCATCCAGTGGTCACTCTGAATCACATGTTtgttgcacaaacacaaacccgGGCGACGATCCAACCACAACAAATCCTGACGGACAAACTGCAGGACCTGCAGTACCAGGGGCGCCTGGAGTCCGGATTAAAAAGCCTCATCGCACCGTTTTGTTCTCCGTGTTTGTCGAGCAGCCAAGTGAGATTAAaatgcagctctgcagtgttAACCTTCTGGGTTCTGTTCAGTGTTTACTGCCGTTTTCTGCGTCTCTGTCCCGTTCCTGGCCGGTCTGGACGGAGGATTAGACCAAACATGGTTCAGTGTTAATGGCAGTTGGCAAATCCAAGCTGACTGCAATCCCAGAGACCCGGTTCAACCCCCAGACGAGACAGAAAAGCTGCTGGTGACATTAAATTTCAGGGAGGAGGCCgactttgtgtctctgctgctggttaGTGTAGAACTGATGGAACGAATCCAAACACACGACGACATTCATCGACTGAATGTCTGAGGTGATTTCAAATCATCATGCAAAGAGTTCAGACCGGCTCTGCTCACTTTAAACTGGGTTAAATATTCTAAGACTTTAATCTGAGACCGTGTCAGATTAAAAACCTTTCGTCATTGTTCCCAAACTGGTTTTAATGCTGCAGTGAGTTCTGAGGTCAGAGCCGAACATCAAAACATTGAAGATTCACAAtgatttccattttcttcttcttcttctcaccgCGAAGCCGAACTGTCACATCAACAGCACGAGGTCTTAATGAGCTCGTGACCTTCAGATGGAGAACGAGGATGCAGATATCTttagtccccagaggatgaatccaaaTGATTCAGATCTCCTCCTGACCTTTCCTCTCGGGTCACTATCAGACTACAAACCATTCAGTGGAAACCAAACGTCCTGGTGGTTTAAGAGAACGTCTAAGAACATTTCACAAAGTCATGTCTCGACTACAGACACGACCGGACCATCATCAGTGACActgaggaaaacattttctaataaacAACATCACGACTACACAGAaactctgaaaatgaaatgtggagAGCAACAAGAtaataagagtgtgtgtgtgtgtgtgtgtgtgtgtgtgtgtgtgtgtgttgaggtctAACAGGGttgaaattagttttttctGGCAACGACTGAGCCGGAggtttaaaaatgaactgaGCATTGATTTACAGCGGTGAGGACGCAGCACAAACTTCATGTCACACAGTTACTGAACATAATGAGTTCAAACAGCAGCTACGAGCTGAATAAAAAGAATACAGACGAGTTCAGGTCAGGGCTGAAAGATTCATCTGCTAATTATTCAGTCCAGACACCAAACACACGTCCATGTTGGATGGTGGAACCAACTGTAGAAGAACACCGAATCCTGCTGCCACAAacgtggattaatccaccgatgaaaatagtccccaacaaaggcaccacttcctgtttgtgtcattAAAACTGCAGCTGTTGGAAAATGAAACTTCACGTGTGACGTGTCTCTAAAGactcagagctgcagctcatcaacaacaacaactttaaattCACTTCAAGTTTCATAATCTAATCTGTGAGCGACACTCAGTTAATGAGGCACGGTGCTAACTGAGCTTTTGATGAACAGACGTGGACGTTATTCTGAAGTTTTAACTTTGCCTGGAAATCAGATGAAtaaacgtttgtttttttgtagtttccATAAAATTCTGTTTTGTCGAACTTGATCAGTTTCAAATctgaataaattataataacataaaaactaGAATTCCTGCCTCAGGTCACATTTCACTGTTTGATCTTattctgttcatctgtctgtttcacatttgtagtgaataaatcaaaataaatcatttcattgacGCAGCATCTCTGTTCCTGGAACAAAAGCACGTCCTTGAGTTCGATCAGTTCGTCCAAACGGACGTTGGCGACAGATTTAAAGAAATTTATTTAGACAGAGCGAGTCATCCAATAATCACATGATCCACggttcgattcccggctcctccagtctgcacatCAAACATCCTGAAGCCCAGGCAGCTCCTGAAGGCTTCATGTGATCAGTGCTTCAGTTTCTTAATGTTGTATTAATGTGACATCACCTTTCTACtgatgcagctttaatgaaTGAGGCAAACCTGGTCCTGCTTACTGAGGTCGATACTCCAAtcagcctgtctgtgtctgtgcaggctgCAGGTTTTTCAGCATCCTAACGAGTCCTGTATCTTTACCTGCACACGGCTCCATGTCCACGGACTATGTGACACTCCCCTCCTTGGCAGTAGTCCGGCTGGAGGACGCACAGACTCTGACAGACGCCGTCCACCGACAGGAAGCCTCGCTCGCACTGACACCGAGCCTCCTTCGTGCGGCCGCTCACCACGCAGCGAGAAAACTCGTCACAGGCCAGAAACTTGCAGGCGTCGGCCTGAtcggctggaggaggaggagaggaacaaaACATGGAGGACATTAGTATTCATGaagtgtctgtctgcagctccctcctctctgcaggaggTGCTGAGGAGCGTTTGATTTTAATGAGATCTCGGCTTCTGGTCTGCACTGAAATCCAAGAGGCTTCCGAGACTAAACGTCAGAAACACTCCCGGGAAATTAGCATGAAGTCTACGGCGTGTGGTTAGTATGAATCTGTGTGACTGTAAATCAAACATgcatcctctgtgtgtttctgttgagaTGACGTGGAAGCAGCAGGGAGACAGTAACCGATGGATCAGACTGATTTCATCTTAGCACTGATCAGAATCTGTTCGTGGAAATCAAGAAAGCTGAAACAGCAGAGACGTGTGTGAGTAACACACTGCATCATTTTGTGAACGATGAATTTTTAATCAGAGCGTTCAGGTGAACTGATGATTCTGCTGAAACACAATCAGCCGCCTCCGATTGAAAAACATGTtgcagcttcttcttctacagCCCCACTGTGCATTGTTGGTTTGACATATAAACCTAATCACTGAGTCTGAACCTGTGTGATCTCTGCATCTCATCTGTGAGAATATTACAACAGAGAGACTTTTCTAACACGCTGCTTCGTGTTTAATCACACGCTGAACATAAAAATGTCGCCGTGCTGGGCGTTGTTTTCCATAGTGTGAAGAATAACACTAGGACTGTGTGTAGAAACGATTATGAGATGTCCACTGAAAATGCTGCAGTTTTAactctgcagcagagactcTAAAACCTTTTTCTGTTGGAAGCCGCTGGATGTTTGAGAATGATGTTGCCAGAAACCTccatatcactgctgaagctgtcagacttatagttttggcgggagacgcactgatgctccaggatcacccaccgacagccccatctactcccatgtaaactggagaggagaaatttcccaaaggagcacggggcatctgttctttctctctctccccaggtcacattttttaacttcacacactgaaattcagcattcacatggtcgacaagatgaggatgctcacggtcatttgggctttttgataccacctaccgtttggcattagtgtccactagttggaggggcttcatttagagattttctgtgtctctcagcagtcactcacacacagacagagcacagctgcagttaattgctctgacctgcagctgaccctggttgcttcattgaagtctctgtgctgctgcagagtcagTAATAATGATCTATGGGTTATGAAGATACGTTCTAGCTTTCCACACAAGTTCTGAGGGTGACTCAGTTTGACTTTGGTAAGTGGCTGCACTTATTGGAGTTTTTATCCAAAGTGCTTTATAATTAGCTTCTCATTCATAAACACAGCGAGCTGCCATGCAAAGAGCTGTTTGGGGTTAAATGTCTTCCCCAAAGAAACTTCAACATGTGGACAAGAGGAGCAGTGGATTGAACCAGCTCTTGAGCCACGAcgtctcttttgttttgctcgCTTTGGCATAAAACTGTAGAGACTGGTGAAGATTATGGAAGCTCGACAGAACACTGACTTCTGATCGACCACGCCTGCTTCAGGTCACCATGTAGAATAATGAATAATAGCAGCATTAATAAAAGCAGTGAATTATTTAATTTCCTGACGTTGGATCTTGAAATTGTCTTCAGTCTTTCAAATTTACTTTTCTGCAAAACTCTAGAGGGACACATCAGAGTCAATATTTGTCCCTGTGGAAATCACAGGACACACTGAGGAAACATTTCCACATCTGGACTGCACCTGGTTCAACATCCAGAGAGTGGGTGTCGATCTGGATGTGCAGGTTCTTGAGTGTGGTGGAGCAGAGCTGCTCCAGGGCGCAGTGGACGGCCTCGGTGATGTTGTACGGCACCGACTTGGCGAACTTCATCTTACTGTTGACGACCACGCTGCCCTTCCTGAAGTTTAGGATCTCCAGCTTCTTGAAGCCCGTCAGGTTGGCCTGCAGGAacggcagcagctgcagagaccAGAGTAAAAATCACTTTGTGTCTGTCCACCACTCTGATCCTTCATGtctctgatggaggaggagagaagctGTTAAACATCCGACAGTTAATTTGATATTAACGACcaagtgtttgtttcattgatCAGAGTCGCCTCATCTGTTACACTGAGAAGCTGCAGAACTCAAATTACAAGATTTCACCATCCTGaatgaaaaatacaacacaCGATTAAAGTGTCTTATTGATTCTGTCTAACCCAACTAGAGTCATAGAATAACTCACACAAACTTCTTTAAGAGGTAAAGCAGCTTTGGATTCATTGGTTTggaataataattaatacttGATAAGCCAGATGTCAAAACGCCACAATCAATCAGAAGAGCAGTAATAATGTGTCCATTTGTTTTCATGGAGAACAGATAGGACAGTAGCTGTATCTGTTTTCCTTTGACTCGTACACAAAAGATTTTTAAAGTCTGACATCTGATCGTCTTCATCTAGGTAAAGCAACGTTAAAGTTAAAGGTTCTTATGGTCAGACATGAATtataaaaaggttttaaatcaCCTCAATGATTGAGT
The sequence above is a segment of the Larimichthys crocea isolate SSNF unplaced genomic scaffold, L_crocea_2.0 scaffold67376, whole genome shotgun sequence genome. Coding sequences within it:
- the LOC109142196 gene encoding interphotoreceptor matrix proteoglycan 1-like encodes the protein MKFAKSVPYNITEAVHCALEQLCSTTLKNLHIQIDTHSLDVEPADQADACKFLACDEFSRCVVSGRTKEARCQCERGFLSVDGVCQSLCVLQPDYCQGGECHIVRGHGAVCRYRRLAG